The DNA window gttttttttctctttaaattacattcagagttgtgcaaccatcaccacagtcaattttaaaacattttttatcacCCCCTAAAAGCCACCTGttcccattagcagtcactttcCATTTCCCCCCAGTATTGCCAGCCCTGGACAATCactgatttttcttctctctctctagaCTTGCCTACTCTgatcatttcatataaatggagtgaTGTAAGATGTggttttttgtgtctggcttcttccacttagcatgttttaaaaattcatacactatgtaacatgtatcagtacttctttttatggctaaataatagaATTTTGTATGGATATTCCTCATTTTATTTACCCACTTGTCACTTGAtgaacatttgtgttgtttccaatttttggctattgtgaataatgttgctatggaCATTCATATATAAGTTTTTCTGTGAgctaatgtttttatttcttttgagaaaATATACCTAAGAGTTgaattgctgcatcatatggtaactctgtttaaACTCGTGaaaaactgccagactgttttctaaATTGCCTACATCGGTGTTAGGGACTCAGCCCTGGAGAATTGTGATTTTCCTCAATACTCTTGGTGAGTTTGAGCTTTATGTCCCCCAGCATGGTGGTGAAAAGCCTGACAACAGAGATGTTGCACACCAGCAATATATGAGGGTTTCAATTTCTcaacattcttgccaacactcgTTAGGTCTTTTTGATTACAGCCATCCTGGTGAATGTgaagtgatgtctcattgtggtgcACACATATTAAGTATGTGGACCTTTCCAATACAGTGTTTTAGTGAGTCCAGGGTGCTCTCAGGCCCAGTTCCAGATATTGTTTGTAAATCTAAGCAGTGCACCTGTCAAATGGCAGCCAATTTCCATGTAGTTAATGTGCTTAGTTAGAAATCTGAAGTTTCATGAATTTGACAATTGAGGATCTTTTCTGAAGTCAGTATGTCAGTTCATACCAGGAATTATGAAAACAGTCATAAGCATTGACTCTTTAATCTCTGATTCCTGAGAATTTATCCATCAGAAATAACTCAGaagcacccccccaaaaaaaaagaaaaaagaaaaataatgttaagATCTTTAAAAGCAGAAGTGGTAGGGAAAAATCAagactaatttaaaaatttaaatgtccaACAGTATATACTGCCATGATAAAGtgtatttttatcaaatatagatatattttccaaagatgacTGAATGACTGTATAAAATCACTGAAAAGTATTTACAAAATGATGGTTAAGTGaacaaacacaaaaatgtaaGAGCACAGATTATTACAGTGGCATTACAAATTCTGTATGGGTGCAAATAATTTGCTAACAGATGGTGAGAAAATCAAAATACCATTGCACAAGAATAACATAATTGTAGGTAATATTTTAAAGTGTTCATAAATGCTTTTcagtgtattttatttataaaaatgtaacgATCACAGTGTTGATCTGGTCAAAACCTGAATTGTGACAACAGCATCTACTTTAGAGGATTAGAAAAATGTCTACAGTAACAAGATCTCAGGTACTTAAGCTGAGCCACTTAAAAATAACGACTATTTCAAtttattattaagaaaataattttagtgtatatgtttttctgatagaaaatttagaaaaatacagaaaagtacaaaTATGTTAAATCACATAATTCTATCACAGAGATGACTACTGCTAACATATTGCTTtatatcttttcattatttttacatttatctatttttatatgatGGAAATTTTGAAATAGGCATTGATTCTTTTACAATCTCTTTTTATCACAGAAGTTGATGACGCACATTTTCAAATGAGTGTGTTATCCAGGGGGCTTCTTTAGGCAGCCAGTTTCCTAGAGGCTTAGAATGGGATAGAATAAAGGCACTTGCTGACTTGCCTTTTTTTCCTGCCTCTAATATAGAAATTGGTGTTTTAGCCAAGACTTTCATTGACCAAGGGAAGCTCATCCCAGACGACGTCATGACTCGGTTGGTCCTTCATGAGCTGAAAAATCTCACCCAGTATAACTGGCTGTTGGATGGTAGGTGGAGCATTGAGCATATTTCAGCTGCCCAAAAGGATGCATGCAGACTGGAGTGTGAGCATTGCACGTGCTACAGAAACAGATGGTGGGCAGGACTGTGTGCCGCCACTCCTGACCCTGGGGACTCGGGGGCCAGTCTTCTTCTCTGTCCTGCTGCTTCTTTTAAATGCAAAGAGGGAAGTGCACTGCATTATTTCTAAGCTCGTTCAGATATGACTTTTGTTCCTGCTCCCCTTTTTGAGAATATTTAGGATGAGGGAGGATcccagaaggaagaaggaaggacagAGGGTAACTTACAGTAAGATGTAAACTTTCCCCAGCCAGGGGTGCCATGGGATCCTTGAGGATAggttgatttttagtttttagagGGAGGTCTTTATTACAAGGAATTTGCTTACGCAGTTATGAGGCGGACAAGTTTCAGGATATTCAGAGTGGGTTAGGAAGCTGGGGACCCAGGAGAGCTGGTAGTGTGTGGTGTAGTTCGAGTCTGAAGGCTGGTGAAACCTAGGAAGACCTGATGTTTGAGTTTGAGTCCAAAGGCAGAAAAAAGCCATATCCCACTCCAAGGCAGGCAGGTAGGAGGAATTCCCCATCTTCTGGAGAGGGCCGGCCCTTTGTTCCATCCAAGCCCTCAGTGGATTAGATGGGGCCCACCCACATTAGGGATAAtagtctgctttactcagtcaactgatttaaatgttaatccccaccccccacacacaaagaCACCCTCATAGACATATCCAAAATATTGTTTGACCAAATATTTGAGCAACCTTTGGTCTGGACAAggtaacatataaaatattaactgaGGGCTGCCCTACAAGTGTTACCAGCCTTCCTAGTGTTACTGCCTTTGTTCAAGTTGCTCAACattaattttcttccttctcccctctctccccgtggtcctttctttctttgttcatttttaacttaatttgtAAAGGCTTTCCAAGGACACTTCCGCAGGCAGAAGCCCTGGATAGAGCCTATCAGATAGACACAGTGATTAACCTGAATGTGCCTTTTGAGGTCATCAAGCAGCGCCTTACTGCTCGCTGGATCCATCCAGGCAGCGGCCGTGTCTACAACATCGAGTTCAACCCTCCCAAAACCATGGTGAGTAGTTGGGGTAGAACTGACTCTGCCTTCTGCGCAGCCAGCTGTCTCCAGATGACAGATGACCTCTGTCATCTGGAGACAGTTGCCCTCAAAGATTACGTTGATACTCCTGGATGACCAGAACTCCAGAGGGCATGTTCTCAGATTACTTGCATAGTCTGCTGGTTTAGTCCAGTCAACTTGGTGGTAAAGACATCCTCAGAGGCAACAGGGGTTTGTTGTTCTTTCAAAAGCATGTGTTGATTTTCTACTCTGCCAGGTGTTGTGTTAAGCATTGGGGCAGTAGGGATTAATGACACTTTGGGTTATTTAGGGATTACAGTTCAGATTCTCAATCTATAGCTGAATCCTTTTCATATAGGTATAAtatcacaggcttccctggtggttcagatggtaaagaatctgcctgtaatgcaggagacccaggtttgatccctgcatcaggaagatcccctggagaaggaaatggctacccactccagtattcttgcctggagaattccatggacagaggagcctgggaggccacagttgcaaagagctggacatgactgagtgactaacactttcactttttttcataatataatgcatataatatacatgtaatatataataCCAGATTATTTAGAGGCTGCTTAAAGAACCTTTTGCTGTAAAGAGAAGGTGATTGCCACCGTGGAAACATTCCTGGGGTCTCATGGCACTATGTTGCAATGACCTGGGTTTGAATTTGATTCCGTTtatttaaaaagcacatttttGTGTGGTGCTTACATAGTTGTCTGTTTACAAATCAGTTAACTACCTataaaaatatccttcaaaacTATGATACTTGATGCTGGCCCTTCTAACTCCCATTTAGGGAATTGATGATCTGACTGGGGAGCCTCTTGTACAGCGTGAGGATGATAGACCAGAGACAGTTGTCAAGAGACTGAAAGCTTATGAAGCCCAAACAGAGCCCGTCCTGGAATACTACCGGTGAGTTGGTCGCTTTTCAGAACTTCTCTTATATGATGAATCACTAAATCATTTTCTGATCTTTCATGCTTTCCAGCCAAAATGCTAAAATACCAGACGATCCAACTTGAGTTAgtttaaataataaaaggaaatttatttatGACACAAATCCAGAGGTAGTTTGGGCTTCAGCTGCCCCCAGGTTTGATCAGAATTTTGCTCATCTCCGGTTTGTATTGGCTTTGTCCTTATACTTCCTGCATAGTTGCTGATGGTTGCTAGGGGCAGGCACGGCATCCTCTTTACGAAAGGGTGAGGGGTCACCTTTTCCCCAGTGAACAGAAGTGCTAGAATTAACCAACTTGAGCAGCTACTGTGGTCAGAGAATGCCTTGCATTTTAGGCCTAGGTTACTGTGCATTTCTAAGCCAGTTGCTGGGATGGGAGAGATTATACTGATTGGTTCACACCCAGAGCAGGCAGTGGGTCAGTCTCACCCAAACTCTGCTGtctggtggagggagggagggctggcgtgAATGCCAGGAAGGCAAACCTAATGGTGCCCACTCCCTGTGACAGTAGAGGACACTATAGCACAAAAGCTTCTCAAAGGGCAACTAATCCTCAGATCATTTATTTGGCAAATAGtgtttaaaagttttcatttttatatagttttgttAACTCCTCAGGGAATTCATATCCCACCGCAAATACAAGAACTCTAGTGAATTAATGTTTGGCTCGGGCCAAGAAACAATTCTGTTTCTTTATTCAGCCTTCCCCTCTCTAACAGAGGGTTGATTACATTCactttcctttattcattcacttactgAATAATGACTCAGCATTAAGACAGGGCAGTGCTGTGGTTAGAGCACTGACTCTGGAGCTAGAGTGCCTAAGTTCAAATCACAGCTCACCATTTATTAACTTGGCCTTAACTTCCTGCTTAacctctgttttcttccatgcAAAATGGGATTGAGACTGGAGGGTTGAAAGGTGCAGTTAACACGTGTAATTCTTAGAATTGTGTCTGACACACATTAAGCGCTATATGATTATTGGCTATTACTATTGTTGTTGTAATTGAGTGTGCAGTGAATTCTGAAGTAACAGTCTCCAAACTATTTTAAGACTTATTTTTGAAGGATGAAATTACAAGGAAATTGGCAATTCACTTTCTTCACTAACTGTTAGTATAATTTTGTGATTATATAATGAACCTGGCTCCTGCAGATTaccagctgtgtggccctgggcaaaGTGTTTGAACATCTGTGCCATGAATTCTTCATTTGTCAAAATCAGAGCAATTATTATATAGTACCTTCTTTATAGGGTTGTTAAGGGAATTAAATGAGAGAATCCATACAAAGACTTAAAAACAGTCCTGGCACTGTTGAATCATTCAGTATTGACGAATGTTGTTTACCCTGTGGACACTATGCTAGGCCAGTGATCCACACAGATAATTAGACCCAGTCTTTGCCAAGCCCCAAAGAAACTCAGCTTTCCTTGTGAGGCAAAATGCTAGGTAAACAGTATTTATCATACAGTGTGATAGGTGCTTATATCAATCAGGAACCCAATTCACACAAGCTTTagcaaaagggaaatttattGGTCATGTAACTGAAGAGTCCAAAGGTAGATGGTTTGGGTCCAGGGTTCAAACAGAGTCATCAGGCCTCTGTCACTCTTGGCTTTGTTTTCCTGTGTTGGCAGCAATCTCAGGTGGGTTCTACGTGTGTGAGCCCCTCAACATTCCAGCTCACCTCCTTCCAGTTCATCTACCCCAGAAAAAGAGAGTCTCTTTGCCCTCAAAAGCCATGGAGTTGGCACTAACTAGCTCTGGTCATGTCCATCCTTGAAGCTGGGAGGTGGGGACTATCCCATCTGAGTCTCATGGACTCAATTTAGTGAAAAGGTTGTTTCCCAAAAGGGGTTTGTTATTCATTCAAAAGTAACTAGAAGAAGGGAGAGCACATTGTTGCTGAGCTGGTAGCAACACTGTGAGGCTGTTAACGGCAGCCATGACTGAATGCAGTGGAGGTACAGTGGCTGTAAGCATTAGTTCTGTAAAATGTGGGAGGGGAAGTTGGGGAAGGCTGTAGAGATGAAGTGTATGTCTCGGGTCCCTATCTCAGGAGATACCCTAGTCTTTCTGAGCTTCTGGCTTTTGCTACCTCTTGCCCTTAATGGAAACTTTTCCCTCTAAGCTCCTGTACATAGATCTAGGACTGGACTTAACCAACAGTTTAAAATGGTATTTGCAGTAACCTTAGTGAGAATCagcattgttattttaaaatagtgacaGTTACATTGTTGCTTTTAAAACTCTTCTCAGCTGTGGGACATTTGATAGTATAACTAGGTCGCTGTTTACAAGCAACATGATGCTCTTTTTAGAGGACCGATAGCTTAAGCCAGATCCACTTTATTACATAGGCATGAAGATGACGAATGTTCATCCAAGATTCAGCCTTAGGACTGAATAGGTGTGCATAGTTGTTCCCTTGGAAGCAATGTGTTAACCCATTTGTGACATAGGCTTGATTTTAAGGTAGCTCTTCAAGAGGCTTACAACAATTAAGAAGCTTGTTCTATTGAAAACTTTATAAGAAGCTTGTGAACTTAGAAGCGGGAGGGGTTTAGCAGATGTTTCT is part of the Capra hircus breed San Clemente chromosome 8, ASM170441v1, whole genome shotgun sequence genome and encodes:
- the AK3 gene encoding GTP:AMP phosphotransferase AK3, mitochondrial, encoding MGASARLLRAAIMGAPGSGKGTVSSRITKHFELKHLSSGDLLRDNMLRGTEIGVLAKTFIDQGKLIPDDVMTRLVLHELKNLTQYNWLLDGFPRTLPQAEALDRAYQIDTVINLNVPFEVIKQRLTARWIHPGSGRVYNIEFNPPKTMGIDDLTGEPLVQREDDRPETVVKRLKAYEAQTEPVLEYYRKKGVLETFSGTETNKIWPHVYAFLQTKLPQRNQETSVTP